A single region of the Rattus rattus isolate New Zealand chromosome 8, Rrattus_CSIRO_v1, whole genome shotgun sequence genome encodes:
- the LOC116907766 gene encoding olfactory receptor 10G4-like yields the protein MLNGSVVTTFFLTGLPHPPVLDTMLFGLFLVIYVLTVLGNLIILMVIRVDSNLHRPMYYFLTNLSFIDMWFSTVTVPKLLMTLLTLGGGAISFHSCVAQFYSFHFLGSTECFLYTVMSYDRYLAISYPLRYSSLMSGRVCALLAAGTWLTGSLHSAVQTTLIFHLPYCGPNQIQHYFCDGPPILKLACADTSAIEMVIFVNIGVVASGCFLLISLSYVSIVCSILRIRTSEGRHRAFQTCASHCIVVLCFFVPCVFIYLRPGSRDAVDGVVTVFYTVLTPLLNPIVYTLRNKEVKKALFKLKDKVTFSQR from the coding sequence atgtTAAATGGGAGTGTAGTGACCACATTCTTCCTCACCGGTCTTCCCCACCCACCAGTCCTGGACACCATGCTCTTTGGACTCTTCCTTGTAATTTATGTTCTTACTGTGTTGGGAAACCTTATCATCCTGATGGTGATCAGGGTGGATTCCAATCTCCACAGACCCATGTATTACTTCCTGACCAACCTTTCCTTTATTGACATGTGGTTCTCCACAGTCACAGTACCCAAACTGCTGATGACTTTGTTGACTCTAGGGGGCGGGGCTATCTCCTTCCACAGCTGTGTGGCACAGTTCTACTCCTTCCACTTCCTGGGTAGTACCGAGTGTTTCCTCTACACAGTCATGTCCTATGATCGCTACCTGGCCATCAGTTACCCACTCAGGTACAGCAGCTTGATGAGTGGGAGAGTGTGTGCCCTCCTGGCAGCAGGAACCTGGCTCACTGGGTCCCTGCACTCTGCTGTCCAGACCACGCTGATTTTTCATTTGCCCTACTGTGGACCCAACCAGATCCAGCATTATTTCTGTGATGGACCACCCATCCTCAAGCTGGCCTGTGCAGACACCTCAGCCATAGAGATGGTCATCTTTGTGAACATCGGGGTGGTGGCTTCTGGCTGCTTTCTTCTGATTTCCCTGTCCTATGTGTCCATTGTCTGCTCTATCCTGAGGATCCGTACTTCAGAGGGCCGACACAGAGCTTTCCAGACATGTGCCTCACACTGCATCGTGGTCCTCTGTTTCTTTGTGCCCTGTGTTTTTATCTACCTGAGGCCAGGCTCCAGGGATGCTGTGGATGGAGTGGTGACAGTTTTCTACACTGTGCTGACACCACTACTCAACCCTATTGTGTACACTCTGAGGAACAAGGAGGTGAAGAAAGCACTGTTTAAGCTCAAAGACAAAGTAACATTTTCTCAAAGATAA
- the LOC116907210 gene encoding olfactory receptor 10G9: MSNVTLVTTFFLSGIPHAPALDTMLFVTFLVIYLLTVLGNFLILMVIRVDSHLHTPMYYFLTNLSFIDMWFSTVTVPKMLMTLVSPGGGVISFHSCVAQLYCFHFLGSTECFLYTVMSYDRYLAISYPLRYSSLMSGRVCALLAAGTWLTGSLHSAVQTTLTFRLPYCGPNQIQHYFCDAPPILKLACADTSANEMVIFVNIGVVASGCFLLISLSYVSIVWSILRIRTSEGRHRAFQTCASHCIVVLCFFVPCVFIYLRPGSRDAVDGIVAVFYTVLTPLLNPVVYTLRNKEVKKALFKLKDKVAHSQNQ; encoded by the coding sequence ATGTCAAATGTGACCCTAGTGACCACGTTTTTCCTCTCAGGTATTCCTCATGCACCAGCCCTGGACACCATGCTTTTTGTAACCTTCTTGGTGATTTATCTTCTCACCGTGCTGGGGAACTTCCTCATTCTAATGGTGATCAGGGTGGATTCCCACcttcacacacccatgtactaCTTCCTCACCAACCTCTCCTTTATTGACATGTGGTTCTCCACAGTCACAGTGCCCAAAATGCTGATGACTTTGGTGTCCCCAGGGGGCGGGGTTATCTCCTTCCACAGCTGTGTGGCACAGCTCTACTGCTTCCACTTCCTGGGTAGCACCGAGTGTTTCCTCTACACAGTCATGTCCTATGATCGCTACCTGGCCATCAGTTACCCACTCAGGTACAGCAGCTTGATGAGTGGGAGAGTGTGTGCCCTCCTGGCAGCAGGAACCTGGCTCACTGGGTCCCTGCACTCTGCTGTCCAGACCACACTGACCTTCCGTTTGCCCTACTGTGGACCCAACCAGATCCAGCATTATTTCTGTGATGCACCTCCCATCCTCAAGCTGGCCTGTGCAGACACCTCAGCCAATGAGATGGTCATCTTTGTGAACATCGGGGTGGTGGCTTCTGGCTGCTTTCTTCTGATTTCCCTGTCCTATGTGTCCATTGTCTGGTCTATTCTGAGGATCCGTACTTCAGAGGGCCGACACAGAGCTTTCCAGACATGTGCCTCACACTGCATCGTGGTCCTCTGTTTCTTTGTGCCCTGTGTTTTTATCTACCTGAGGCCAGGCTCCAGGGATGCTGTAGACGGAATTGTGGCCGTTTTCTACACTGTGCTGACACCACTACTCAACCCTGTTGTGTACACCCTGAGGAACAAGGAGGTGAAGAAAGCACTGTTTAAGCTCAAAGACAAAGTAGCACATTCTCAGAACCAGTAA